The genomic segment GTCGTATCGTAATACCAACGCACATTGTCAATTTGTTGTGCATGAGCACTGCCAAAAACCCAACTCAGAGCACTCCATTTTACAAATTTATCTATATTTATATATAGAGGAATTTTCTGAGCATATATCAATGGATCTGCATCACGAACTAGTTCTAACAATTCCTGCCAGCGTTTTACAATTCTCCCTTGAATGGGGCCTTCCTGAATATTGCCACTGTAATATGCCGGATATGAATCAAACCCACTTTCAATACCAAATGCATTATAACGAGTATCAACCCATACATTATCTGCATTAAAAATTTCGCCATTTGGATATTGAAGCTTTTCAAGCATTTCCTTACCTGGTTGTTCACTCCAGAAATACAGGCCCATATCGATGTTGTTAATTTTTAATCGTGCAAAACCAGCATCAGGAACCAAAAGACCTAATTTTCGGGCAATTTTATAGGCAACAGCTTCTGTTTCATATGCTTTATCCGCAGGTATAATCAGATTAATTTCACGTTTGCCTTGAAACAAATTATCTCTGTTAAATTTTACCCGCCATGATTTTACTGAAGAATTCCAATGATTTGCCAAATCGCCACGTACTCTGACTTTCGCTTTATAGCGTTTATTGTCATACACAAATTGAGCAGGCACCCAAATCTTATTTGGCTTCAACAAAACCCCTTCAGAGGCTGCGTTCCTCGTAATAACTTCAATTCTTCTTAAATCATCAGACTTAATCGACAACTGATAAACAGGTAAATCCGCCGTTTGCGCTCGCTCAGTATAAAGCGTCGATTTCTTTAAATTTTGAACCACATCATTTTTAACGTCTCTTAAAACTTCCTTCACTTGAGGGCGAAACATAATAGCAAGCGCCACTAATGTAACAATTCCAAGAATAACAAGCGCAGTATTTAATAGAACGAGCCGTTTTAATGTCGTATGAGATATTTGCATTATTCAATTTACAATGGAAGGGAAACACGAGGAGCAAGTAATGATGCTTTATTAATACCCTCAAGCTCTTTCAATGAACTCAACAATTCTTGTTGTGTTTTGATATCCGTATTCTTAAGTCTCAGTTCCATCACTGCTTCAAACTCATCTTTTTGCATATCAAAATTACGTATTTCTCTCTTCAACACATATTTCTTTGCTATCTCATTAATTGCATCTTCAGGCAGCTCACCCACACCTTCAAGTACCAGAACACAATCGCAGAAACGTTGTTTGCCATATTCTAAGTAATGCAGAACGATAACGACAATCGCAAAAAAGATACTGCTGACAACCACAACAGTCCAATTATAAGTCCCACAACCTAAACCAACTGCAATTCCCCAAAATAGAAAAATCATATCACGGGAATCTTTAATGACTGTTCTGAAGCGGATAATTGATAAAGCACCAACCAAGCCAAGAGATAACGCAAGGTTACTCCCAATCAACATCATGACCAACCCAACAATCGCCGGAATCAATACAAGCGTAACAAGAAAAGTTCTCTCATATGTCAAACCCCGGTGGGTCCAACGATAAATGCCAGCAGAGAAAACACCCAATCCGACTGAAACACTCAAACTAATCAGTAAGTCTACAAGCGATATCGCAATACTTTGTGTATTCATTACAGTTGATGGTAGCATTTTAAACCTGAGTCAATATTTAAGATTAGTTCCATTCTTAATCAAACTTGCACACAAAAACTAGTGAAATTTATCTAGTTTCTCATAGAGGTTTCTTGATATACAAATAACAAATATACCCCTTTAGTTTTCACTTCATTTGATACAGAACAGTCAAAGAACATAGATTTGGATACAGATTTATTTGCATATGGAGGAATTGTTGCTACGAAAAGAATCTAAAGTTACTTATGGCCTTTGCAAAACATTGTAAAACCTCTTTTATATGGCATATCTGACTGATCAATCTCTTTTAATTGATTAAGATGTTCAACCTGCCCTGCTTCAAGTATGGGCTTTCCTGTCTGCACAAGGGCTTCAAACATAAGATAACAATACTCGATTTGCGCTTTCTCTCCTATTTTCCAAGAAACTTCATCTACTGTAAAACCAGCATTTTTAAAAAGAGATAGAATTGTCCCCTCTAAATCTTCAAAAAAATCCGGATTTGTACTGTGCGTTGCAAAAAGGTTTTGGCGTAACGATTTTGGATCAACCTTTATCCCCCATCTCTCCTTGGCTTGAGCCAAAATAGCTTTTCCCTTTTCTGTTTGCGCTGCTTTTTCGAGATTTGGATATGCATCACCGTGAACTTTTAAGAGCATACCGCCTGGTTTCAAAACTCTATACACTTCCGCAAGGCACTGTTCTGGGTGGGGAATGACTGAAAAGACTTCAGAAATAAAACATTTATCGAAGCTATTATCTTCAAAAGGTAAATCATGAACATCACCTTTAATACATTTAATATTATCTGGAAAACGGAAAATTCTTAGGTTTCCACCAAAGCCCTCTACATGATCTAAGGCTGTAATATGATTAACACATTTTGCAATTTCACCCGTGTAATGCATACCGCCGGCACCTAATTCAAGTACATCGTCTGTTTTTGACAAATCTAACAGACGAAATGTCTCTTCAACATGCATTCTCTTAATAAGATTATCCTGGCCTCTTTTCCAATCCAGAAACTCTCGAATTGGATATTTCAATATTCTTAACCAGCTTCTTCTTGGAAAATAACCAAAAGCCATTTTTAATTCCATTATCATGATTAAAATAAATTAATTCTGAGCCATCTGTGCCGGCAAAACTGCAATAGCATCAACTTGATCAGAATAGGCCCTTCTTGAAACAAAAAAGCCGGAAACACCTCTTACTTCACATAATATTTCACCTTCAGGTTCATAAAACATCACCCACAGAGAAAAATGATTATTCAAAAGCAATAAGCTCGGAATAGATAGTGTAATAGTGCCTTTTTTCTTCAATAAAATTTTCTGTATTGATATATCATGTGTGTAAGGATTTATTAATGCAATGGAATTTACTTCAGCGACATAACTTCCGTTACTCTGTAAATCGAAGCCTATAAAAATGCAAACCTCTTTCCCGTCCACATAAGAGGATTCATATTCCACATCTATTTCAACTGCCTCGCCCGTATAAAAAGATGTCCCATATTGTTCATCTGGCCTCTTAATACCAACGTTCTTAATTTTCACATTCCCAGTCGTTATTTGCGCCGAATCAATATCTATTGAATTCAAATGAGCTAACTCACCCTCTTTCTTATGCACCAACTGATAATATGATTTAATTTGAGAATTCACATCCCCAATACTATGAATTTCACCACTACTTAATACGATTGCGCGTTGGCATAACTGTTGAATTTGCGCTGTATTGTGAGACACAAACAAGACTGTTGCGCCACTTTGACAAATTTGCTTTACACGTTCCGCAGATTTCTGGACAAAGTGACTATCCCCTGTTGCCAAGGCTTCATCAATAATAATAATTTCAGGCTCGACACTCATTGCAATTGAAAAAAGCAAACGCGCACGCATACCTGATGAGTAAGTCCTAAACGGTTGATCAATGAAATGACCAATTTCTGAAAACTCAATAATAGAATCCATTTTATCAAGAATTTCCTCTCGCGAAATTCCCATCAACAGACCACTATAATAAATATTTTCCCGACCAGAAAACTCTGGGTGAACACCGACCCCTAACGCTAATAACGCGGTAATATGTCCATTAACTTCAATCTGTCCTTCATCAACAGGTAACAAGCCTGCAATCATCTTAAGGAGCGTCGTTTTACCACTGCCATTTAAACCGATAATACCAACAACTTCTCCTTTTTTGATATCAAAAGAAACATCATTGATAGCATGAAACTCTTTACATTTTTCACCACTCTTTAAACCAAGAAAAGCTCGAATGGGACCTGTAATCGGGTTTTCATACAATTTGAATTTTTTCGTAACATTTTGAACCCGAATTGCAATGTCATCTAGACCCTGCGTATTTTCCAAATTTTTCCATCCATTAGACATCAGATATGCTCATTGATAATCAAACGAAAACGACTCAATAAATAATACCCAACAATACTGCTTACAACTGACATAATTGAGAAAACAAACCAGCTCATCATATGGAATTCACCAAATATCACATCTCGAAAAACAATAATAATATGGGAAAATGGATTTAATAAAATGAGTGTCCACAATGTCTCGCTCACCAGCCCTTCGAATAGCAAAACAGGTGATAAATAGACAAGGAGTCCAAAGAATAGTGTAATAACCTCTGATATATCTTTAAATATCACACCAATAATCATTAATAACCAACTGCTTCCTAATGCAAATAACGTTAGCAAAATAATAGGGAGAGGCATTAGGAAAATAGTTAATGATATATTACCAGCATATAATCCAACACCAATAGCAATAACAAACGTTATTATGACACTTATTGCCCCCAGAATAATCGAATTTGCAGGCAATGTTTCAACAGGATAAATTACTTGTTTAACAAGTTCCATCCTCGAACGTATCAACATCGGTGCATCATTCATTGTTTTACTAATAAAAGACCAGGCAACCTGCCCGCATAAAACATAAGCGATATAATCAATAGAAGTATCAAAACCAGGTAGCTTGCTTTTAAAAATAAAAAGTATAATAAAAACGTATACGGCTGTTTGTATCAAAGGGATGAGTGCAATCCAGAGCAAGCCCAGCAAAGAACCTTTTGTTCTTACCTGTAAATCGCGCAACGCCATTTCCCATATCAATCTTCGATATTTAATGAATGAATGAAAATAGCTAAACATTATGGCGATATATCTGAAATTTTACAGGAAGGGAAATGAAGAAGTGAATCAAACATTGTTCTAGGGCCTTCTCCAGTTGATGTCAAACCTTGCAAATCAATAGGCTCCACTTGGTCAATTCTTGGTTTTCGATCTTTTAACCGTTTATAATTTGATAAATCCGCACCATTTAATACCAAATGCACCGGATGAAAATTAATAATTCCCAGTTTCAAATCATCACGCCCTGTATTCTCATATCTCCAATACGCAGTTGGCTTGAACATCTCATAATTATCTTCCCATACATATGTATAACGGTCCAATTTCCTATGAGGTGTCCAATATTCACTATAAATAGAATATGGAATTGAAGGCAAAAAGAGTGAAACATCTGTAACGATTGAGGTATATTCACAAACTTCTGCTAAGATTGATGATGATTGCACAAGTCCATGACTACGCATTGATTTCGCTTCAGGAAACAGGTCCATCATATGTTTCAATACATCTATAGAAGTCTTCCCATGAGTTGAACCTTCCATAAAGTTAGGATGGATACCTATTTCAAATAAGTCATTATATTCCTGAAGACGCCTTACTGCGGAACTAAGATGCGTGGCAAACCAAGTTGCATTCACCCGATGCTCAATCAAAATATCAGCAACATTATTAATGATAAAATCGGGTGCCCAATCAATATCAAGAGTAATAACAGGCTGAGTAAGCATTAAATTCTCCACAAGTCTTCAATATCTTTAATGCAATCTCTCACGCATTGAACGTATCACATCCGAAGGCAAGCATCGCTTTTCCTCATCTTCAAGCTGAACTTCTTCAATACAAATTACACCGTCCCGACATAAAACTCTAATTTCACCAGACTTTCTATTAATACCTGCAACTTGACCAGGCACGGCAAGAAAAGAACCGACATGCTCTTCTTTTCTTGCACGCCAAATCGTTATTTTACGCCCATCGTCCAAAAAAGAAAATGCGCCTGCAAAAGGTTCCGCACTTGCACGAATTAAACGATCAACTTGTATAAAAGATGTATTCCAGTCTATTTTTCCATCCTCTGGTCGCCTTGGATAAACCCGTAAAAATGTATCAGGGTCTATTGGCTGTGGCTCAGTTGAAAAGTTCCCTTCAGAAATTGAATGCAGTGCATCTAAAAACAACAATGGTGTATGTTTTTCAAGATCATCATATATCTTTGAAATATATGTCCCTTCATCTATGGGTAAATAAATTTTCTTGAAAACGGGTCCACTATCTAATCCATCATCCATTTGCATGAGACTAAGGCAAACTTCCTCTTCACCATTAAGCAGAGCCCAGTTTGGACAAGCATTCCCCTTATATCGAGGAACATCCCCCGCGTGCGCATTTAACACGCCATAAGGCAACAATGAGCGAAAATCTTTTTTTATCAGTACAGGCCAGTTCACACTAATCCCAACCTGTGCACCTGATTTCGCAATTTCTTGCCTTAAAAGCTCAGAATTTAAATTACTCACATTGAAAAAACTTGCACCAATTTCCTCTGCCAAATGCTTAAAATCCTCAACACCAACCTTATACTCAGGCGCAGCTTCATTAGTGATGATGGCACAACATTCATATCCATTTTGTACAGCAAGTTTAATGGCATCAAACAATAGATGTGTACGACCCAAAGCAACAAATTTCATACAACCACTCTAAAATCTTATTTTTCAATATCTTTCATTGAAGGTAACGTATTCATATCCCTCGCAGATTCAATAAAACTCTTTAATTTATCAGCTTCATTATATGTTGAATGATGTATTTTCCATTTAATTGGCCAATCAACCCAATGACAAGGATGAGTTAAAACTGCATGAACATGCCCCATTGGTAAAGACTCTGTAATCCAATCTTCAGTCAGATACGAAAAAAAACCGCCCTGACCTGCATCTTCTACCCATGAAAAATCCAAAGAATAATTTGAAGACCCCTCAAAACCAAATGAAGGCAAGCGTTGTGAAACTTTATCCAAAAACTTTTGTCTTCGCACAGGCCAATCTTCCGGCCTCTCAGGATATGCAGATGGCCCATGAATAGTAAAATATTTTGCAGAGAAACCCATTTTTAACTGAAAAATATCTAACTCATCTCGCAAGACTGAGTAAAAGTCCTCATATGCTGGTGCTAAAGTATGCAAACCAAAGACAAAACCTTCTTTTGCATAACTTTGAAATGCTTTTACATATGGATCAACATCATAATAATCATTGGATAAGATTAAATATATATCTGATCTTATATTGTACTTTTTCTCTATATCCAGAAAAAGGTGCAAGGATTCAGGTGCATAATCGATATCATGACGGAGATGGATATAATATTCATCATTCTTCTTATCAAACCTTGGATACAAATCCGCAGAAGTAATAAATTTCGCACCTTTCGAAATATGGAACCTTATAAAATATTCATATAATTTGATATTATGGGGCGAAATTGAAATAATCTCTTTTGATGGAAGAACTTTTTCCTTACGGGCCAAAATTTTATAATATGCGCGACGAAGGGGTTCCTTAAGTCCCATTACGTCAAGCAATCTAACTAACTTCTGGCCGTTATTACTCGCTATAAATGAATGCATTTAACACCTTGGGAACCAATAAAAGAACAATACTCACATACCATTATAATATGCATGGTCCATTTTGCTCTTCCAAGAAATCAACTGTTCCATACTCAAATGACACGTGGGCAACATAGGCGAGTGCCGCGCAACTGTAAATTCCTTATAACTATATTCCTCAGGAATTAAGCCTTTCTCCACAGCCTCATTATGAATTGGCGTTCCTGGCAAAGGACGCAAATATTGAATCCCCACCATTTCAACATTTCTTTTACCCATTGATGCAATAAAATCACAGGTACTTGCTAATGTCTCTGCATCATCTTCTGGATGCCCAATCATCATATTAATACTGGGTATAATACCTGCATTTAACAGACTCTGTATTCCTGCATCAACGACCTCTGTGGTATAACCTTTTCTATATTTCTTCATCATTTTTGGGTGAAAACTTTCAACTCCAAAATCTAATTTATAACAACCTGCTTTACGCATTAAAGCGAGTAACTCAGTGTCTTTCAACCAATTAAAGCGACAATCGGCACTCCATTCAACTCTGATACCTTTTGCAATCACATCATTGCAAAAACGTCTAACCCAATCAGCATCAGCCATAATATCGGCCGTCATAAATTTGAGAGTGCTCCCATTAGGGAACGCACTTAATTCATCTAAAAAATCATCCGTAACACGGTATCTGTTATTTTGAGTTCGAATATGACAAAAAGTACACTTAAATGGACAACCTGAAGACAGACGCACAGTATGTGAATCGTAATTCTCAATACCGAGTTCCTCAATCAATTCGCGGCTACTTTTCAAATGAGACAACGAATCTGAATGATGTATAACCCTGCCACCATCAAATATCTTACCAGTTTCCGGCGTTCTATAAACAATCCCCGTTAACGGTATAACATCATTCTTTCCATCTAAAAAAGCTAGAAGCTGTCCTAGGTTTACCTCAGAGTCCCAACCTCGTACACCATAATCAACGAATGAATAATCATGTAATATTTGTTTTTGCAGTCCTTCCCAATCATCAAACAACAACATTGCTGTCTTTGCACCATACTTCTTTGCAACTCGGAAATAATCTAAGCCCTCATATAGACCATCTGCAATAGACAACCATTGGGCAACAACATCATACCCTGCAAAATCATGATCTAAATACGTATCTTGTACTTTCAAATCAACATCATACCCAAGATCTCGCAAGTACCTGCATGTTAACAGTATATGAGAGGGAAGCTCTTTCCATGTTCGATAACCAAAACGATTTTCTTCTGTTATATATTCACGGACCTTAAATAGTAAAATCTTCATTATGTTATCCAGCTCTTGCTGACCATTCTAATTATCTTTTTGAACAATAAATGTACCAATTGCTAAAATATCAAGTCCCGAAGTAAAAAAAGTACGAATTGCATCATCGGGAGAGCAAACCATTGGCTCTCCAGCAACATTAAATGACGTGTTTAGGACTAATGGAACACCTGTTTTCTTTTCAAATTCTGATATCAATTGCCAATATTTAAGATTTGTCTCTTTTTTCACAGTTTGCAAGCGTCCCGTACCATCATTGTGAACAACAGCAGGCACAATAGACCTTTTATCTTCTTTAATGGAGTATACTTGTTCCATATAATCTGCAGATGCACCATCTGGTATATCAAAGTATTGAGATACCTTCTCCCATAATATGCTCGGTGCAAATGGTCTAAATGCCTCTCGATATTTCACCGAAAGATTAATCTTATCTTTCATAGTTTCATCTCTTGGGTCCGCTAGAATTGAACGAGCACCCAATGCTCTTTCACCAAATTCCAAAGCCCCATGGAACCAACCTACAATTTTTCCATTAATAAGGCATTCAACAGTATCACTAACAATATTCGATGATTTTTTATAATGTAACTTATATCGCTGTAACGTCTTCTCTATTTCATCATCATTCCATGAGGGACCAGTATAAGCTGAAACAGACGCTCGAAATGGATCAGGTACATCTTGTTTCTCTTGAGCGTGTAACCATAAAGCTGCACTAATAGCACAACCATTATCGCCTGCAGCTGGGCCTACAAATAATTTTTTGAAGTTGGTATTTCCAATAATTTTTCCATTCGCCAATGAATTCATGGCACAACCACCAGCTAATACCAAATTCGACATACCCGTTTCTTCTGCCAACCAATCAAGAGAACTAAAGAGAATCTCTTCATAGATATATTGTACGGCTGCCGCAAAATCATAGTGTATTTGCTCTAATGGTTCATTAGGCTTACGTGGTGGAACTCCAAGATACTTAATCAATTCTTCGCCAAAATAACCACCAACACGCATATTTGAAAAAGTAAAGCAATATTGGTCAATTACAACATTACCTTCCTCATAACGGACGAGCCCACGAATAATATCTTGAAAACGCTCAGGAGAACCAAAAGCGGCAGCTCCCATTACTTTCCATTCTTCGCCGTTCGCTTGAAAGCCCAAATATTCTGTAAAAGTAGCATAATAAATGCCCATAGAATGGGGGAAAGGAACAGATTTTAACACATCAACCTTATTTCCTTTTAAGGTACCATAGCTAATAGCATCTGATTCAGCATGCTCATCAATAACTGCAATTGCACATTCCTCAAAAGAAGATGCATATGCCCACCCCATATGAGCCATATGATGAGACAAATAGTAAAATAGGCCTCCCCTTTCTGCCATGCCTTGTTGCATATACTGGATATTCTCGCCCTCTAAATAAGGCATCATGTTATTAGGTAAAATATACAACCACTCAGGTTCATACCTTCTCCATTGTGTAAAACCAGACATATTCATATTTTTCATATGAATAGCTGGATTCCACGGCATGACCACATGATCAACATCACGTAAATCTGACAAACCTATGGACTCCAAACAATATTTTATTGCTTGATGCGGAAAAGCCCTACTTCTTTTTTGCCGATTAAAACGTTCTTCACTAACAGCAGCAATAAGCTTACCATCTTGCAATATTGCAGCCCCCGACTGACTCCCGGAAACATGCAAGCCCAATATATTTTTGACCATATTTTAAGGGTCCCAAGTGTTAATTATCTTTTCCAAATGGATAGACATAAAAGAATGGATATTCATAACATAATTCTGCTGGATCAATTTTAAGAATATTTTGATCATTAATCTTATTCAAATATAAATATTCTTTATCCACAGCCCCCCACCTTTTCTTAAATCGATAGACACTTTCCTGATTAATATGGGTCCCACCCCAATTCCAGATGTTATGTCCATCTTTCACAGCGTCTATCATTGCCTCAAAAATAAGATAACTCAGTGGTTGTTTAGAACGTGCTTCTTTCTTAATAACAGGCGTAAAATATTCAACGATGCCATTAAAATAAAACAAAAGTAAAGCCGCAACAGGTTCACCCTGATCAAAAGCCGTATAGATCTGATATTGTTCACCTTCTATGTAAGTATCCTTCAAACCAGAAAAAAACTCACGTGGTTTAGGCGTTCCACCAATAACTGACATATTATCATTATGTGTGCTCTCTAAAAAAGCCAGTGCTTTTTCGTTGCAACCTTTTTGATGTACCAGCCCTTCTTTCTGTGATTTTCTAACCATATTTCGAGTCTTAGAATGAAATATCGACATTAATCGATCTTCAAGGCTTTCATCTGGCAAAAAGACTTGTGGTAAATAGGTCATTTGACCAATTCGAGAGTCCACATAAGAAACAACACAATCTTCTGACAGGGCTTTCTGTTTTTCTAAAAACATAAATGGAGAGCAAATCAATGTAGATGTGGCACAATTTTTCTCCTTAGAAAAAGAAAAAAATTTTTGCGATAACTTAACCAAAGCATCGCCTTGTACAGTTACAACAGGTCCAGCATGGCTACCATAAAAGGGCAATGCATTTAATATAGAGCCATACTTACCATCAATCATTATTGCAGGTAAAACACCCACAACTTGCTTTCTCGCATTTCGTGCCAAGAAAATAAAAATCTGACTTTGTGCAATATTAGAAATTAATTTGAGGTAATTTGCCTCTTGAAACAACATTGCTTCATCAGCTTGTCCCAAAAATTCAATATATTCTGAGGTTGGTTCATTAATTATTTCAATGCTAATATCAGACATGCTTCCCGCTCAGAAACTGCTTACACCATTCATCGAAATACAACAAAGACCATACAAGAAGCCTTCTATTACATTGTCCTGAGAAATGTTGATCAAGTAAAGAGGTCACTTCTTTAAAATCCATCCAATTATATATTGATGAATTTCTACTCAATAAGCGGTCTTTAACAAAATCAATACTCTCCCCTTTAAACCAATTCTCATCTGGCGCTGAAAAACCCTGTTTAATCCCACCACTAATTTCATCTGGAATAATATTAGAAATTGCTTTTCTTAATAACAGTTTTCCATCTTTTGTTTTCTGAAAATATTTCTGAGCTTTCTTTGAATCATTTTCATTAATCCGGATAACATTCGATAAATTTCCCAATTTATATTTAACCGGTAATTTCATTGCAAAATCAATTAAATCATTGTCCAAAAAAGGAACCCGGCTTTCAATGCCATGGGCCATAGAAAGTTTATCTTCTACGACAAGGAGACCATGTAAAAATGTACGAGCTTCAAAATATAATGAATGATTAATGTAATCTTCCGGTCTCGTCATTTTTTCTGCATGGGTCTTAAATACATTGCGGAAAATGTCTTTTGTCCATACATGCCCAACATCCTGCTTAATAGGTGCAAAGACTTTCCAAATATCCTTATTAGGAATTAAACGCTGCCAAAATTGGTAATATTTATCAACATATTCATCAAAATTACTATTATTAACAGCCCGGTAATACCGCCAAGGATACCCCCCAAATAATTCATCTCCACCAGTGCCAGCAAGAACAATTTTATTAAATTTGCTAGCCAAATGGGCCGCATAATAATTTGGATAGCTCTGTCCCACACGAGGTTCTTCAAGGTGCCAGACTAAATCACTCATACACCTTTCCATATCTCCAGCCTTCAAAACCATTTCATAATGTCTGGTCTTAAACTGATATGACATAAATTCTGCCTTTGGGCGCTCATCAAAGGCCATTTCAAGTCCACTTGCTGAATGTTTATCAAACCCAACTGTAAAAGTGTGCATATCATGAATTTGAGGTGCTGAAATTGCAGTAATGGCACCTGAATCCATACCCCCTGATAGATATGAGCCGACAGGGACATCCCCAACTAGTTGTCTATTAACAGCTTGGCGTAATAAGTAATCTAATTCTTCTGTATATACTCTTTCATCTTTTTCTGACTCAACTTCTTGAAAATCATAATCCCAATACCGCGTGTCTTTCCGTGAGTCTTTG from the Candidatus Terasakiella magnetica genome contains:
- a CDS encoding GNAT family N-acetyltransferase, producing MSDISIEIINEPTSEYIEFLGQADEAMLFQEANYLKLISNIAQSQIFIFLARNARKQVVGVLPAIMIDGKYGSILNALPFYGSHAGPVVTVQGDALVKLSQKFFSFSKEKNCATSTLICSPFMFLEKQKALSEDCVVSYVDSRIGQMTYLPQVFLPDESLEDRLMSIFHSKTRNMVRKSQKEGLVHQKGCNEKALAFLESTHNDNMSVIGGTPKPREFFSGLKDTYIEGEQYQIYTAFDQGEPVAALLLFYFNGIVEYFTPVIKKEARSKQPLSYLIFEAMIDAVKDGHNIWNWGGTHINQESVYRFKKRWGAVDKEYLYLNKINDQNILKIDPAELCYEYPFFYVYPFGKDN
- the asnB gene encoding asparagine synthase (glutamine-hydrolyzing), which codes for MCGIAGIVHFNNRPAESRYIQAMCEAIAHRGPDDDGIFVENSVGFGHRRLSIIDLSMAGHQPMFSSDGRYILIFNGEIYNFNELRLELESRGYQFRSKTDSEVVLYAYCEWGPEVVKRFNGMFAFAIYDRQDQSVFFARDRYGIKPLYMTFIGDTLLFASEVKAFLTFPEFKNSLDQEALIEYFTFQNFFTNKTLFKNVELLNPATYVQIDLSSKDSRKDTRYWDYDFQEVESEKDERVYTEELDYLLRQAVNRQLVGDVPVGSYLSGGMDSGAITAISAPQIHDMHTFTVGFDKHSASGLEMAFDERPKAEFMSYQFKTRHYEMVLKAGDMERCMSDLVWHLEEPRVGQSYPNYYAAHLASKFNKIVLAGTGGDELFGGYPWRYYRAVNNSNFDEYVDKYYQFWQRLIPNKDIWKVFAPIKQDVGHVWTKDIFRNVFKTHAEKMTRPEDYINHSLYFEARTFLHGLLVVEDKLSMAHGIESRVPFLDNDLIDFAMKLPVKYKLGNLSNVIRINENDSKKAQKYFQKTKDGKLLLRKAISNIIPDEISGGIKQGFSAPDENWFKGESIDFVKDRLLSRNSSIYNWMDFKEVTSLLDQHFSGQCNRRLLVWSLLYFDEWCKQFLSGKHV